The following proteins are encoded in a genomic region of Blastocatellia bacterium:
- a CDS encoding sulfurtransferase TusA family protein, with product MTAINFDRVLDARGLSCPLPIINARQEITTLEPGQVLKVLATDRGSVKDFQGWAKTAKNISLVSQATEVIDGKEVYVHYVQKIG from the coding sequence ATGACAGCGATAAATTTTGACAGAGTGCTGGACGCGCGCGGGCTTTCTTGTCCGCTGCCCATTATCAATGCGCGTCAGGAGATAACCACCTTAGAACCCGGTCAGGTGCTCAAGGTACTTGCCACCGACCGCGGGTCAGTGAAAGACTTTCAGGGTTGGGCCAAGACGGCAAAGAACATCTCGCTGGTGAGCCAGGCGACCGAAGTCATTGACGGCAAGGAAGTCTACGTGCACTACGTGCAAAAGATTGGCTGA
- a CDS encoding MBL fold metallo-hydrolase, which produces MNEMSTTIQNVRSVTPEQLMRELALGEKPFILDVRNEDEFQQWRIEGKDAVETLHIPYFDFLEDPEVNIGKVPKGREITVVCAKGGSSEYVAQLLSERGYQARNLAGGMIAWGNAHQFTEVSMAKEGQPDIVFYQINRFGKGCLSYLIGSAGEAIVVDPSRHIDQYINLANEKGLKIKHVFDTHLHADHISGGAALAERVGATYHIRMADAEGARFPYESLRDGQRFDVGNVTLRVIALETPGHTPGSTTFLINDKFLLTGDTIFVLGAGRPDLGGQAEPWARDLYRTLFEKLAPLPDDVWVLPAHFSSADEQREDGLVTERLGEIRRTNAVMQSRSEEEFIRSVLASLSEQPAIYGKIRKANLGWIQADEDEVTEMELGKNQCAASAIPTGR; this is translated from the coding sequence ATGAATGAGATGAGCACAACGATACAGAACGTTCGCAGTGTCACACCAGAACAGCTCATGCGCGAACTGGCTCTGGGAGAGAAACCATTCATCCTCGATGTGCGCAACGAGGATGAATTCCAGCAATGGCGCATCGAGGGCAAGGACGCGGTGGAAACACTTCACATCCCATACTTCGATTTCTTGGAAGACCCTGAGGTCAACATCGGCAAGGTTCCCAAGGGTCGTGAGATCACGGTCGTATGCGCAAAGGGCGGGTCTTCCGAGTATGTTGCTCAGTTGCTCAGTGAGCGTGGCTATCAGGCACGGAATCTGGCGGGTGGGATGATTGCATGGGGCAATGCCCATCAATTCACTGAGGTGTCAATGGCCAAGGAAGGGCAGCCTGACATTGTGTTCTATCAGATCAACCGGTTCGGCAAGGGGTGCCTCTCGTACCTGATCGGTTCGGCGGGTGAGGCCATCGTCGTTGACCCGTCACGTCATATTGACCAGTACATCAACCTAGCCAATGAAAAGGGGCTGAAGATCAAGCATGTCTTCGATACCCACCTGCATGCCGATCACATCTCAGGTGGAGCGGCGCTGGCTGAGCGCGTGGGAGCCACTTACCACATTCGGATGGCGGATGCTGAGGGAGCCCGCTTCCCCTATGAGTCGCTCCGGGATGGTCAGCGGTTCGACGTGGGCAATGTGACGTTGCGCGTCATTGCTCTTGAGACACCGGGACACACGCCCGGCAGCACGACGTTCCTCATCAACGACAAGTTCCTGCTGACCGGCGATACGATCTTCGTTTTAGGCGCAGGCCGACCGGACCTGGGTGGTCAGGCCGAACCCTGGGCACGCGATTTGTATCGCACCCTCTTCGAGAAACTTGCCCCTCTGCCGGATGATGTGTGGGTTCTACCGGCGCATTTCTCTTCCGCGGATGAGCAGAGAGAGGATGGATTGGTGACGGAAAGGCTTGGGGAGATTCGCCGCACCAACGCGGTCATGCAAAGCAGAAGCGAGGAAGAATTCATCCGATCCGTGCTGGCCAGCCTTTCCGAGCAACCGGCCATCTACGGCAAGATCCGTAAGGCCAACCTCGGATGGATTCAGGCCGACGAAGATGAGGTGACCGAGATGGAACTCGGCAAGAATCAATGCGCGGCGAGCGCGATTCCAACTGGGAGGTGA